CCGCATAGTGAAAATAACCAGCCGGAAAAAGACACACTCGTTCTCACTTATTATGGGCGGCTTGGGTTTGATATCGATTTATTTCATTGAGAATCACTATCTGCTTCTGCTGTCTATGATCGGCATTGGTTTGGCATGGGGCAGTATTCTCGCTATGCCATATGCAATACTTTCAAGTTCTATCCCGGTTAAGAAAATCGGGGTATATATGGGGATATTTAATTTCTTTATTACCATGCCCCAGATAGTAAATGGCGTCATCGGCGGACCAATTGTGAAATATTTTTACCATAACCATGCGATTTACGCATTAATAATGGCTGGTGTTTTTATGTTTTTGGGGGCCATATCTGTGTTATATGTACAGGATGGTAAGAGGATACCTACCATCGACAGGATTTGATTATTAATTCGTTGTGATTTGAATAGAGTAAAAAGTTGCCTTTTTAACACCCGGAAATGAAAATTTAAGGCCGATTTACGAACTCCAATCGCTATATTGCGTAAAAGATACACATTAGCATACTGACGATACGACTATTTTGAATGGAAGAAAATAACATACAAAACCCCGAAGGAATACCTGCAAAATTGGCCGAGCTGGAGGAAGATGAATTTCATCACGTTAATAACCCTGCGGCCGGAATTAAACCCATTGTAAAAAAATACCTCAGCCGGCCTGTTTCAGCCGAGCAAAAAAATAACAAATTCTACTTTTCTGATGGCGACGCCAAAGTTGAAGTTACAGTAGTGACTGATGAGATCATCCGTGTGCGCCTTGCGCCGCATGGTGTTTTCCTGGACGAATTCTCTTATGCCGTCCCGAAGCTCGAAAAGAAAGTTTCCGTATTTGGTTTGAATGAGTTGGAAGAAGAATACATCGTCTACACCAATATTATCAATTGCCACATCCGGAAAGCGGATTTCTTTGTTTCGTTCTCTGATAATCAGAACTTTATTACAAGTTCAGATGCTGTGCCGATGCACTGGGAAGAGAACGTGAAGTTTGGCGGATACTACGTTTACTGCACAAAGACCTGCCATTCGGATGAGAGTTTCTTCGGCATGGGTGATAAGGCTACTGAGCTCAATTTGCGTGGTAAGCGATTGAAAAACTGGAACACCGATGCTTATTCATTCGCATGGAACCAGGATCCGCTTTACCGTAGTATCCCGTTTTATATCAGCTTAAATGAAGGGGTCGCTCACGGGATATTCTTTGATAATACATTCAAGGCCGAATTTGATTTTGGGGCCGAAGACCCGACCAAGACCAGTTTTTGGGCCGAAGGGGGTGAACTGCAATATTATTACATCCACGGCCCGCACATGATGGACGTGGTAAAGCGTTACCATTTACTTACGGGTACGCATCCAATGCCACCGATGTGGGCGCTGGGCTACCACCAGTGCCGCTGGAGTTATTACCCTGAATCAAAAGTAAGGATGGTGACCAAAACCTTCCGCGAAAAGAAGATTCCATGCGACGGGATATATCTTGACATCGATTACATGGATGGCTATCGCTGCTTTACCTGGAACCGGAAATATTTCCCCGATCCGAAGAAAATGATCAAAGAACTCTCGGAACAAGGATTCAAAACGGTGGTCATTATCGATCCGGGCATACGTGTTGATGATAATTATTCGGTGTTTAAGGAAGGTAAGGAGAACAGATATTTCTGTCGTCGTTGCGACGATTACTTTATGGAGGGCCATGTGTGGCCGGGCCGCTGCCAATTCCCTGATTTTACGAACCCCGAAGTACGTGAGTGGTGGGGCAATCTTTTTGATGAGTTGGTGCAATTAGGCGTGGCTGGCGTTTGGAACGATATGAATGAACCCGCTGTCTTCGGCACAGGGACTTTTCCCGA
Above is a window of Mucilaginibacter ginsenosidivorans DNA encoding:
- a CDS encoding glycoside hydrolase family 31 protein, producing MEENNIQNPEGIPAKLAELEEDEFHHVNNPAAGIKPIVKKYLSRPVSAEQKNNKFYFSDGDAKVEVTVVTDEIIRVRLAPHGVFLDEFSYAVPKLEKKVSVFGLNELEEEYIVYTNIINCHIRKADFFVSFSDNQNFITSSDAVPMHWEENVKFGGYYVYCTKTCHSDESFFGMGDKATELNLRGKRLKNWNTDAYSFAWNQDPLYRSIPFYISLNEGVAHGIFFDNTFKAEFDFGAEDPTKTSFWAEGGELQYYYIHGPHMMDVVKRYHLLTGTHPMPPMWALGYHQCRWSYYPESKVRMVTKTFREKKIPCDGIYLDIDYMDGYRCFTWNRKYFPDPKKMIKELSEQGFKTVVIIDPGIRVDDNYSVFKEGKENRYFCRRCDDYFMEGHVWPGRCQFPDFTNPEVREWWGNLFDELVQLGVAGVWNDMNEPAVFGTGTFPDDVRHQYDGQRGSHRKAHNVYGMQMVRATYEGLRKIMKNKRPFTITRAGYAGVQRFSSVWTGDNVASWEHLILGNIMCQRLSISGVSFCGTDIGGFSGEPDGELFTRWIQLGTFSPFMRAHSAGDTKEREPWSFGEPYTSINRKFIELRYRLLPYLYSAFWEHHRYGFPIVRPVVMHEQFEPTNHFRQDEFTYGDKILVCPVLAAGQKNRKVYLPKGKWYNFWTHELVEGGKELMVAAPLETMPIFVKAGSVIPEYPVMQYVGEKEIEEVKMNVYYSDFEANSFIFEDYGETFAYEQDIYLEKKFVVRGKENKLTIQQSMEGLYTPRYENYHMNIIGLPFKPTRIIVDDHEVKDFMIASDKTVQLKLRKNFTQLVIN